The proteins below are encoded in one region of Tsuneonella sp. CC-YZS046:
- a CDS encoding peptide MFS transporter, producing MTADLAQGGDARGTILGHPKGLFVLFFAEMWERFSYYGMRALLIFYLTQHWLFSDSESGVIYGAYTALVYITPVLGGYLADRWLGQRKAVLFGAVLLTFGHFLMGFEGDGGQGAAALNIFWLALAFIIVGSGFLKANISVIVGQLYPRTDVRRDGAYTIFYMGINLGAALGSLLCGYLGQTYGWSYGFGAAGFGMLLGLIVFVAFKPLLMGRGEPPAPLSRGREFSLYAIGTLAVGVIWLLIQYQDVVGWILLVAGVILVGHVLFTAVVRLQPDERDRIFAAMFLIVGSILFWALFEQAGSSLNLYTDRYVERAGVPASMFQSINAIYIVLLGPVFAGLWTWLGRHGLEPSTPAKFGLAMIQLGAGFLVLVAGAALGGDGAKTAVIFIFLIYLLHTTGELCLSPVGLSAMNRLAPAHMASLIMGTWFFASATGNFVAGLIAAATGSDKASSAGAGRQVVLDVYSQVGWIALAAGIGVLAISPLIKRLMHLDTLAEEDAAHGLFGEEETGEPQAAGVHPPIKE from the coding sequence ATGACCGCAGATCTTGCGCAAGGCGGGGACGCCCGCGGCACCATACTGGGCCACCCCAAGGGGCTGTTCGTCCTCTTCTTCGCGGAAATGTGGGAGCGCTTCTCCTATTACGGGATGCGCGCGCTGCTGATCTTCTACCTGACGCAGCACTGGCTTTTCTCCGACAGCGAATCCGGCGTGATCTACGGCGCTTACACCGCGCTGGTCTATATCACCCCGGTGCTCGGCGGCTATCTGGCCGACCGCTGGCTGGGGCAGCGCAAGGCGGTGCTGTTCGGCGCGGTCCTGCTGACCTTCGGCCATTTCCTGATGGGGTTCGAGGGAGACGGCGGGCAGGGCGCCGCCGCGCTCAACATCTTCTGGCTGGCGCTGGCCTTCATCATCGTCGGCTCGGGCTTCCTCAAGGCCAATATCTCGGTGATCGTCGGCCAGCTCTATCCGCGCACCGATGTGCGGCGCGACGGCGCCTACACGATCTTCTACATGGGCATAAACCTGGGCGCCGCGCTCGGCTCGCTGCTGTGCGGCTATCTCGGGCAGACCTACGGCTGGAGCTACGGCTTCGGCGCGGCGGGCTTCGGCATGCTGCTGGGGCTGATCGTGTTCGTGGCGTTCAAGCCGCTGCTGATGGGGCGCGGCGAACCGCCCGCGCCGCTCTCCCGGGGCAGGGAGTTCTCGCTTTACGCCATCGGCACGCTGGCGGTGGGCGTCATCTGGCTGCTGATCCAGTATCAGGACGTGGTGGGCTGGATATTGCTGGTGGCCGGGGTGATCCTCGTCGGCCATGTCCTGTTCACGGCGGTGGTGCGGCTGCAGCCGGACGAGCGCGACCGCATCTTCGCCGCGATGTTCCTGATCGTCGGCTCCATCCTGTTCTGGGCGCTGTTCGAGCAGGCCGGATCGAGCCTCAACCTCTATACCGACCGCTATGTGGAGCGCGCGGGCGTGCCGGCCAGCATGTTCCAGTCGATCAACGCGATCTACATCGTACTGCTGGGCCCGGTCTTCGCCGGGCTGTGGACCTGGCTCGGCCGCCATGGGCTGGAGCCTTCGACCCCGGCGAAGTTCGGGCTGGCGATGATCCAGCTCGGCGCGGGCTTCCTGGTGCTGGTGGCCGGGGCCGCGCTGGGCGGGGACGGGGCGAAGACGGCCGTCATCTTCATCTTCCTGATCTATCTCCTCCACACCACCGGCGAGCTGTGCCTCTCCCCGGTCGGCCTGTCCGCCATGAACCGGCTGGCTCCGGCCCATATGGCCAGCCTTATCATGGGGACGTGGTTCTTCGCTTCCGCCACCGGCAATTTCGTCGCCGGGCTGATCGCCGCCGCCACCGGCTCGGACAAGGCGAGCAGCGCGGGGGCCGGGCGGCAGGTGGTGCTCGACGTCTACAGCCAGGTCGGCTGGATCGCGCTGGCCGCCGGTATCGGAGTCCTCGCCATTTCGCCACTCATCAAGCGGCTGATGCATCTCGATACGCTGGCCGAGGAGGACGCGGCCCACGGCCTGTTCGGCGAGGAGGAAACCGGCGAACCGCAAGCCGCGGGTGTGCATCCGCCGATAAAGGAGTAG
- a CDS encoding integration host factor subunit beta produces MIRSELVQALARENPELRAEEVEQVVDIFFEEISARLAEGGRVELRGFGAFSTRQRDARKGRNPRTGEAVDVPRKLAPYFKAGKEMRERLNSD; encoded by the coding sequence ATGATACGGTCCGAACTTGTACAGGCGCTGGCGCGGGAAAATCCCGAACTGCGCGCGGAAGAAGTGGAACAGGTCGTCGATATCTTCTTCGAGGAGATATCGGCCCGGCTCGCCGAGGGCGGGCGCGTGGAACTGCGCGGATTCGGCGCCTTCTCCACCCGCCAGCGCGATGCCCGGAAGGGCCGCAACCCGCGCACCGGGGAAGCGGTGGACGTTCCGAGAAAGCTCGCGCCTTATTTCAAGGCCGGCAAGGAAATGCGGGAACGGCTCAACTCCGATTGA
- the cobU gene encoding bifunctional adenosylcobinamide kinase/adenosylcobinamide-phosphate guanylyltransferase translates to MTSLLVIGGARSGKSRYAQRRAEESGLAPIFIATAQAFDEEMEARIACHRSDRGTAWQTVEAPLDLPQAIAAHAAPDRVLLVDCLTLWVTNLLLGEHDIAAAADRLLDAIKAARGPTIFVSNEVGWGIVPENALARRFRDEAGIVNQRVAQAVQEVQLVVAGLAVTMK, encoded by the coding sequence ATGACGTCGCTTCTGGTGATCGGCGGCGCGCGCTCCGGCAAGAGCCGCTACGCGCAGCGGCGCGCCGAGGAAAGCGGGCTGGCGCCGATATTCATCGCCACCGCCCAGGCCTTCGACGAGGAGATGGAAGCCCGCATCGCCTGTCATCGCTCCGATCGCGGCACGGCATGGCAAACCGTCGAAGCGCCGCTGGACCTGCCCCAAGCCATCGCCGCCCATGCCGCCCCGGACCGCGTGCTGCTGGTCGATTGCCTGACTCTGTGGGTGACCAATCTGCTGCTGGGCGAGCATGACATCGCCGCGGCTGCGGACCGGCTGCTCGATGCGATCAAAGCTGCCCGCGGCCCCACGATATTCGTGAGCAACGAAGTCGGCTGGGGGATCGTGCCGGAGAACGCGCTGGCGCGGCGCTTCCGGGATGAAGCCGGGATCGTCAATCAGCGCGTTGCCCAGGCGGTGCAGGAAGTTCAGCTAGTGGTTGCCGGGCTGGCCGTCACGATGAAATGA
- a CDS encoding cobyric acid synthase — translation MGALMLQGTGSDVGKSVLVAGLCRALANRGLSVRPFKPQNMSNNAAVTVDGGEIGRAQALQALACRAELHTDMNPVLLKPQADRTSQLVVHGQVRGTLGASNFREARRALLPEVLASYRRLQRQCDIVVVEGAGSPAEINLRAGDIANMGFARAAAVPVVLVGDIDRGGVIAAVVGTRAVLDPADAAMIRGFIVNKFRGDPALFEDGYRQIETLSGWRGFGVVPWLATAARLPSEDAVVLERRRTSSPGSVRIACPILPRIANFDDLDPLKAETRVELLMVPPGQPIPADADLIVLPGSKATIADMNAVRAQGWDVDILAHHRRGGMILGICGGYQMLGRRIADPHGIEGPAGAVDGFGLLDVETILTGSKALREVHGTALRARFAGYEMHLGETHGPDRARPLAALADGRTDGATSMDGQVMGFYIHGALASTGLRAALLQRLGSASDGADHAAAVDGALDLIANELESHLDIEGLLKLAREGIGG, via the coding sequence GTGGGCGCTCTGATGCTGCAGGGCACGGGCTCGGACGTCGGCAAGTCCGTGCTGGTGGCGGGCTTGTGCCGCGCCCTCGCCAATCGCGGGCTTTCCGTCCGTCCGTTCAAGCCGCAGAACATGTCGAACAATGCCGCCGTCACCGTCGACGGCGGCGAGATCGGGCGCGCGCAGGCGCTGCAGGCGCTCGCCTGCCGGGCGGAGCTTCATACGGACATGAATCCGGTCCTGCTGAAGCCTCAGGCGGACCGGACATCGCAGCTTGTCGTGCATGGGCAAGTGCGCGGAACGCTGGGCGCCAGCAATTTCCGCGAGGCCCGCCGCGCGCTGCTGCCCGAAGTGCTGGCAAGCTATCGGCGCCTGCAGCGGCAATGCGATATCGTGGTGGTGGAAGGGGCCGGGTCCCCGGCGGAGATCAACCTGCGCGCGGGCGACATCGCCAATATGGGCTTTGCCCGGGCGGCGGCAGTGCCGGTCGTGCTGGTCGGCGATATAGATCGCGGGGGCGTGATCGCCGCGGTGGTCGGCACCCGGGCCGTGCTCGACCCGGCCGATGCGGCCATGATCCGGGGCTTCATCGTCAACAAGTTCAGGGGCGATCCCGCCCTGTTCGAGGATGGCTATCGCCAGATCGAAACCCTGTCGGGGTGGCGCGGCTTCGGCGTGGTTCCGTGGCTGGCCACCGCCGCGCGCCTGCCGAGCGAGGATGCCGTGGTGCTGGAACGCAGGCGCACCTCATCGCCCGGTTCGGTCCGGATCGCCTGCCCGATCCTGCCGCGCATCGCCAATTTCGACGATCTCGATCCGCTCAAGGCGGAAACCCGTGTCGAACTGCTCATGGTGCCGCCGGGGCAACCCATTCCGGCCGATGCCGATCTGATTGTCCTGCCCGGCTCCAAGGCCACCATCGCGGACATGAATGCGGTGCGCGCGCAAGGCTGGGACGTCGACATCCTGGCCCATCACCGCCGGGGCGGAATGATATTGGGCATATGCGGGGGCTACCAGATGCTCGGCAGGCGCATCGCCGATCCGCACGGCATCGAAGGGCCGGCCGGGGCGGTGGACGGGTTTGGCCTGCTCGACGTCGAAACCATCCTCACCGGATCGAAGGCCTTGCGCGAAGTGCATGGAACCGCGCTGCGCGCGCGCTTCGCCGGCTATGAAATGCATCTGGGCGAAACCCACGGCCCGGATCGCGCCCGCCCCCTCGCGGCGCTGGCCGACGGGCGGACGGACGGCGCGACGAGCATGGATGGGCAGGTGATGGGGTTCTATATCCATGGCGCATTGGCCAGCACCGGCCTGCGCGCCGCGCTGCTGCAAAGGCTGGGCAGCGCATCGGATGGCGCCGATCATGCCGCCGCAGTGGACGGCGCGCTAGACCTCATAGCCAACGAACTGGAAAGCCATCTCGACATCGAGGGCCTGCTGAAACTGGCAAGGGAAGGAATTGGCGGATGA
- the cbiB gene encoding adenosylcobinamide-phosphate synthase CbiB, whose protein sequence is MAEPVALAALALDAVLGWPDAVYRRIGHPVGLFARLIQACERGWNRSRFSNAARRGLGILTVALLIAFAGGAGWALTCLFHRAFGAFGWVAVAMAAWPALAQRSLFDHVRPVARHLGRGNPEEARHAVAMIVGRDTRHLDEASIARAAIESLAESFCDGVAAPLFWLLVGGLPGIWIYKAINTADSLIGHKEERWRCFGWAAARADDLLNLAPARIGGVLICLAGGGGWRIMLRDARKHASPNAGWTEAAMAGALHVRLAGPVAYDGIMHDKEWIGGGEAGATASHIDGALRIYLRACLLLWIIAGGMAWAL, encoded by the coding sequence ATGGCTGAGCCGGTCGCCCTCGCCGCGTTGGCGCTGGATGCCGTGCTGGGCTGGCCAGACGCGGTCTATCGCCGCATCGGCCACCCGGTCGGCCTGTTCGCAAGGCTTATCCAGGCCTGCGAGCGAGGCTGGAACCGCAGCCGCTTCAGCAATGCCGCGCGCCGGGGGCTTGGCATTCTGACGGTCGCCCTGCTGATCGCATTCGCGGGCGGGGCCGGATGGGCGCTGACCTGCCTCTTTCACCGCGCGTTCGGCGCATTCGGATGGGTTGCGGTCGCAATGGCGGCATGGCCGGCGCTCGCCCAGCGGAGCCTGTTCGATCACGTCCGGCCAGTCGCCCGGCACCTCGGCCGGGGAAATCCGGAGGAGGCCAGACATGCCGTAGCGATGATCGTGGGTCGCGATACGCGGCATCTGGACGAAGCCAGCATTGCCCGCGCCGCCATCGAAAGCCTGGCCGAAAGCTTCTGCGACGGAGTGGCCGCGCCGCTGTTCTGGCTGCTGGTGGGCGGATTGCCGGGCATCTGGATCTACAAGGCCATCAATACGGCGGACAGCCTGATCGGCCACAAGGAGGAACGCTGGCGCTGCTTCGGCTGGGCCGCCGCGCGCGCGGACGACCTGCTGAATCTCGCTCCGGCGCGGATCGGCGGCGTGCTGATCTGCCTGGCCGGCGGTGGGGGATGGCGCATCATGCTGCGCGATGCCCGCAAGCACGCCTCGCCCAATGCGGGCTGGACGGAAGCAGCGATGGCGGGAGCTTTGCATGTTCGCCTGGCCGGGCCGGTGGCCTATGATGGAATCATGCATGACAAGGAATGGATCGGCGGCGGGGAAGCGGGCGCCACAGCCAGTCATATCGACGGCGCCTTACGCATCTATCTGCGCGCCTGCCTGCTTCTGTGGATCATCGCGGGAGGCATGGCGTGGGCGCTCTGA
- a CDS encoding aminotransferase class I/II-fold pyridoxal phosphate-dependent enzyme, giving the protein MSSPWTWHGGGLSAARAHFGDGPHPWLDLSTGINPHAWPGASDMAIEWRRLPEEADLRALEEAAAAHFGTDPDHVCALPGTEIGLRLTGGILPGPARYIAPSYRTHGEIFDEATPVARDKLAIAGDATVILANPNNPDGRITERSTLIAMLERQDRAAWLILDEAFADADPAHSMAPYIADDRRMIVFRSFGKFFGLAGLRLGFLLGPRPVIAKMRRKLGAWPVSAATIAIGTAAYRDRGWIDGMRARLFVEAQALDAALANSGHDPIGDCPLFRLIETEDAQALFERLARQAILARPFDYEPRWLRFGLPGSEAGLARLASALRHG; this is encoded by the coding sequence ATGAGCAGCCCCTGGACATGGCATGGCGGGGGCCTCTCCGCCGCCCGCGCCCATTTCGGCGATGGCCCCCACCCGTGGCTGGACCTCTCCACCGGCATCAATCCCCATGCCTGGCCGGGCGCGAGCGACATGGCCATCGAGTGGCGGCGCTTGCCCGAGGAAGCCGATCTGCGCGCGCTGGAAGAAGCCGCCGCAGCCCATTTCGGAACCGATCCCGACCATGTCTGCGCCTTGCCCGGCACAGAAATCGGGCTGCGCCTGACAGGCGGAATACTGCCCGGGCCGGCGCGCTATATCGCCCCTTCCTATCGCACCCATGGGGAGATATTCGACGAGGCGACGCCGGTTGCGCGCGACAAGCTGGCAATAGCCGGCGATGCAACGGTGATCCTTGCCAATCCGAACAATCCGGACGGCCGCATCACGGAGCGTTCCACATTGATCGCTATGCTGGAACGGCAGGACCGCGCGGCATGGCTGATCCTCGACGAAGCCTTCGCCGATGCCGACCCCGCCCACAGCATGGCGCCTTATATCGCGGATGATCGCCGGATGATCGTCTTTCGATCCTTCGGCAAGTTCTTCGGCCTTGCCGGATTGCGGCTCGGCTTCCTGCTCGGCCCTCGCCCGGTCATCGCGAAAATGCGGCGAAAGCTCGGGGCCTGGCCGGTGTCCGCAGCCACCATCGCCATCGGGACCGCCGCCTACCGTGACCGGGGCTGGATAGACGGGATGCGCGCGCGCCTTTTCGTCGAAGCGCAGGCGCTGGACGCGGCGCTGGCCAACAGCGGCCATGATCCGATCGGGGACTGCCCCCTGTTCCGGCTGATCGAAACCGAGGATGCGCAGGCGCTGTTCGAGCGCCTGGCCCGACAGGCGATCCTGGCCCGCCCCTTCGACTACGAACCGCGTTGGCTGCGCTTCGGCCTGCCGGGCAGCGAGGCGGGGCTGGCGCGGCTTGCCTCCGCGCTCCGGCATGGCTGA
- a CDS encoding adenosylcobinamide-GDP ribazoletransferase, which translates to MKGLIVAIQFLTRLPTPRLTVSGAEFAASMRWFPAVGLILGGLIAGAAWLGMRIDPWVGALMALTVWTGVTGALHLDGLGDIADAGGAAHKDRERLLAVLADPHVGSFGTVAITLQLLAKLVLLHALLDRGLLPTLVLVPFAARVAPLIWTISLPPLHQGLGARFRGAIRPFDLAPWAIALAIAAWFAPAVLAILPFILAWGCWLRHRIGGISGDGHGAGIELAETALLFALIAWHRLA; encoded by the coding sequence ATGAAGGGCCTGATCGTCGCCATCCAGTTCCTGACCCGGCTGCCGACGCCGCGTCTCACCGTGTCCGGCGCCGAGTTTGCCGCCTCGATGCGCTGGTTTCCCGCGGTCGGCCTGATCCTGGGCGGATTGATCGCGGGCGCGGCATGGCTGGGAATGCGCATCGATCCATGGGTGGGCGCGCTGATGGCCCTGACGGTCTGGACCGGCGTTACCGGGGCGCTTCACCTCGATGGGCTGGGCGATATCGCCGATGCCGGCGGCGCGGCGCACAAGGATCGCGAAAGGCTGCTGGCGGTGCTGGCCGATCCCCATGTCGGCAGCTTCGGCACGGTGGCCATCACCCTGCAATTGCTGGCCAAGCTGGTGCTGCTCCATGCCCTGCTGGATCGGGGCCTGCTGCCAACCTTGGTGCTGGTGCCCTTCGCGGCCCGCGTCGCACCACTGATCTGGACGATCTCGCTGCCGCCGCTCCATCAGGGGCTGGGCGCTCGTTTTCGCGGCGCGATCCGCCCGTTCGACCTTGCGCCATGGGCCATCGCGCTGGCAATCGCCGCATGGTTCGCGCCCGCAGTGCTGGCGATCCTGCCGTTCATCCTCGCCTGGGGGTGCTGGCTCCGCCACCGCATCGGCGGCATTTCCGGCGACGGCCATGGGGCCGGGATCGAACTGGCCGAAACCGCGCTGCTGTTCGCCCTGATCGCCTGGCATCGCCTGGCATGA
- a CDS encoding histidine phosphatase family protein, with product MSGFLLHLMRHGPPETPGRLMGRTDGEPTAEGIAACVEQVSELAFDAIIASDLRRAALAAQAIAAARNLPVRTDPRWRELDFGAWDGLPTSQVEPSAIGRFWEDPDRFPPPGGERWSSLVARVSSALEEMPACQTLVVTHGGAIRAALASLLGFDQRQLWAFDLPCGAVLSLRIRQGTPPSAQIMGLWQ from the coding sequence ATGAGCGGCTTCCTTCTCCACCTGATGCGGCATGGCCCGCCGGAAACCCCCGGCCGGTTGATGGGCCGAACCGATGGCGAGCCGACGGCGGAAGGCATCGCGGCCTGTGTCGAGCAGGTCAGCGAGCTTGCCTTCGATGCGATCATCGCATCCGATCTGCGCCGGGCCGCGCTGGCCGCACAGGCAATCGCCGCTGCCCGCAATCTCCCGGTGCGGACCGATCCGCGCTGGCGCGAACTGGATTTCGGCGCGTGGGACGGCTTGCCCACCTCGCAGGTGGAACCCTCCGCCATCGGGCGCTTCTGGGAAGACCCGGATCGGTTCCCTCCTCCCGGGGGCGAGCGCTGGTCGTCGCTCGTCGCGCGGGTTTCCTCCGCGCTGGAGGAAATGCCTGCCTGCCAGACGCTGGTCGTCACCCATGGCGGGGCGATCCGCGCGGCGCTTGCATCCCTGCTGGGCTTCGATCAGCGCCAGCTCTGGGCCTTCGACCTGCCCTGCGGCGCGGTCCTGTCGCTGCGCATCCGGCAGGGCACGCCGCCTTCCGCCCAGATCATGGGCCTGTGGCAATGA
- the cobT gene encoding nicotinate-nucleotide--dimethylbenzimidazole phosphoribosyltransferase, translating into MSFASIGAFEAALADLTLPDDAAIAVARHRQAQLTKPAGSLGRLERIALFFAGWQGRERPGIRHAQAVVFAGNHGVTQRGVSAFPASVTAQMVANFRAGGAAINALSRSAGLDLKVVALDLDRPTADFTERPAMTEAECLAALSAGADAVEPGLDLLVLGEMGIGNSTAAAAVAARSFGGDPSEWVGPGTGVDAEGIARKAGAVTAALALHAGAPRNPFETLRRVGGREIAAISGAILRARQLRIPVMLDGFICCSGIAPLAAEVPAITDHCLAGHCSAEPGHARLLDRLDLEPLLKLEMRLGEGSGAALAVPVVRAALAAHGEMATFAEAGVSASP; encoded by the coding sequence ATGAGCTTCGCATCCATCGGCGCGTTCGAAGCCGCCCTTGCAGATCTGACCCTGCCGGACGATGCGGCCATCGCGGTGGCGCGGCATCGCCAAGCGCAGTTGACCAAGCCCGCCGGGTCGCTCGGCCGGCTCGAGCGGATCGCATTGTTCTTCGCGGGCTGGCAGGGGCGCGAACGGCCCGGCATTCGGCACGCCCAGGCCGTGGTCTTCGCCGGCAATCATGGCGTCACACAGCGGGGGGTCAGCGCCTTTCCGGCCTCGGTGACAGCGCAGATGGTGGCGAATTTCCGGGCCGGAGGCGCGGCCATCAACGCCCTTTCCCGCAGCGCGGGCCTCGATCTGAAGGTCGTGGCGCTCGACCTCGACCGCCCGACCGCCGATTTCACCGAACGACCCGCCATGACCGAGGCGGAATGCCTTGCCGCCCTTTCCGCCGGGGCGGATGCCGTCGAGCCGGGGTTGGACCTTCTGGTGCTGGGCGAAATGGGCATCGGCAATTCCACCGCCGCCGCAGCCGTGGCCGCGCGCAGTTTCGGCGGGGACCCCTCGGAATGGGTGGGGCCCGGCACCGGCGTCGACGCGGAGGGGATCGCGCGCAAGGCCGGGGCAGTCACTGCGGCCCTCGCCCTGCATGCAGGCGCTCCGCGCAACCCGTTCGAAACGCTGCGTCGGGTCGGCGGCCGGGAAATCGCCGCCATCTCCGGCGCGATCCTGCGCGCGCGGCAATTACGCATTCCGGTGATGCTGGATGGCTTCATCTGCTGCTCCGGCATCGCGCCGCTGGCCGCCGAAGTTCCGGCGATCACCGATCACTGCCTTGCCGGCCACTGCTCGGCCGAGCCGGGCCACGCCCGGCTGCTCGACCGGCTCGATCTCGAACCGCTGCTCAAGCTCGAGATGCGCCTTGGCGAAGGCAGCGGCGCGGCGCTGGCGGTTCCTGTCGTCCGCGCGGCGCTGGCCGCCCATGGCGAGATGGCCACTTTCGCGGAAGCGGGCGTGTCGGCTTCGCCATGA
- a CDS encoding DUF1636 domain-containing protein: protein MLRRVDDRPAIVACSTCRLSENAREDGRGQRGGALLAQALRAVQASDERYAGIAIQDMPCLFACGDFCTVHLRAPGKISYVLGRFAPDEEAARAILDYAAHYAASEFGQVRFADWPEGVKGHFITRSPPEGFVSE from the coding sequence ATGCTCCGCCGTGTAGACGACCGCCCCGCGATAGTGGCCTGCAGCACCTGCCGCCTTTCGGAAAATGCGCGGGAGGACGGACGGGGGCAGCGTGGCGGGGCGCTGCTCGCGCAGGCTCTGCGCGCCGTGCAGGCTTCCGACGAGCGCTATGCCGGGATCGCCATCCAGGACATGCCATGCCTCTTCGCCTGCGGGGATTTCTGCACCGTGCATCTGCGCGCGCCCGGCAAGATCAGCTATGTACTGGGCCGCTTCGCCCCGGACGAGGAAGCCGCCCGTGCTATCCTCGACTATGCCGCGCATTATGCGGCCAGCGAGTTCGGGCAAGTCCGCTTTGCGGATTGGCCGGAGGGCGTGAAAGGCCATTTCATCACGCGTTCTCCGCCGGAAGGCTTCGTCTCCGAATGA
- a CDS encoding phytanoyl-CoA dioxygenase family protein, whose translation MARALYLPFGKSCPEEPLATRLDRIWQEDRSLANLLRIAICTDAHRGPRLRAVADAPELALAAARLAGRPLDGRVVRVRAGIRAFPEHLHDWHSDVARDDGTRCGGVRITAWIPLKDTGPGEGGLELVPGRRNAPLPHREDRAFSIAEDSLAGMPRIRPDCPAGSVLFLDRFTPHRSLPVEGSARFALVIWMKGAPTA comes from the coding sequence ATGGCGCGGGCGCTCTACCTGCCGTTCGGCAAGAGCTGCCCGGAGGAACCGCTTGCCACCCGGCTCGACCGTATCTGGCAGGAGGATCGCAGCCTGGCCAATCTGCTGCGGATCGCGATCTGCACCGATGCCCATCGCGGGCCGCGCCTGCGAGCGGTCGCCGATGCGCCCGAACTGGCACTAGCCGCCGCGCGACTTGCCGGGAGGCCGCTGGATGGCCGGGTGGTGCGGGTGCGGGCCGGCATCCGCGCCTTTCCCGAACATCTGCACGATTGGCATTCCGACGTGGCGCGCGACGATGGCACGCGTTGCGGCGGCGTGCGGATCACCGCCTGGATACCGCTGAAGGACACCGGGCCCGGGGAAGGCGGGCTGGAGCTTGTCCCGGGCCGGCGCAACGCGCCCTTGCCGCATCGGGAGGACCGGGCCTTCTCGATCGCGGAAGACTCCCTGGCCGGCATGCCGCGCATCCGCCCGGATTGCCCCGCGGGTTCCGTCCTGTTCCTGGATCGCTTCACCCCGCATCGCAGCCTGCCGGTCGAGGGTTCCGCCCGTTTTGCGCTCGTGATCTGGATGAAGGGCGCGCCGACCGCTTGA
- a CDS encoding ABC transporter ATP-binding protein has protein sequence MVTITLDAVDVALGGRGVVKGASARLDPGQMIGIIGPNGAGKSTLVRAMLGLTPLAGGAILIDGQPIERIARRDIAAKLAYLPQGQTLHWPLSVERLVALGRLPHLGPLSRITARDMAIVEQAMLRADVLELRRRSAIELSGGERARVMLARALAVGAPGLVADEPLASLDPGHQIDVMEMLAREAAHGALVIAVLHDLTMAARHCDRLLLIDKGRLVADGAPAHVLTPERLDAVYGIRALVQAAGSAPVIVPLERIEKREPAS, from the coding sequence ATGGTGACGATCACCCTGGACGCGGTGGATGTGGCGCTGGGCGGGCGCGGCGTGGTCAAGGGCGCGAGCGCGAGGCTCGATCCGGGCCAGATGATCGGGATCATCGGCCCCAACGGTGCCGGGAAATCCACGCTGGTGCGCGCGATGCTGGGCCTCACGCCCCTGGCGGGCGGCGCGATCCTGATCGACGGCCAGCCGATCGAACGGATCGCCCGGCGCGACATCGCCGCGAAGCTCGCCTATCTGCCGCAGGGCCAGACCCTGCACTGGCCGCTCTCGGTGGAACGGCTGGTGGCGCTGGGCCGCCTTCCCCATCTCGGCCCGCTCTCGCGCATCACCGCGCGGGACATGGCCATCGTGGAACAGGCGATGCTGCGCGCCGACGTGCTGGAGCTGCGCCGCCGCTCCGCAATCGAGCTGTCGGGCGGGGAGCGGGCACGGGTGATGCTGGCCCGGGCGCTGGCCGTCGGGGCGCCCGGCCTGGTGGCGGACGAACCGCTCGCCTCGCTCGATCCCGGCCATCAGATCGACGTGATGGAAATGCTCGCGCGCGAAGCGGCCCACGGCGCGCTGGTGATCGCCGTGCTGCACGACCTGACCATGGCGGCCCGCCATTGCGACAGGCTGCTGCTGATCGACAAGGGAAGGCTGGTGGCGGACGGCGCGCCTGCCCACGTCCTCACGCCCGAACGGCTGGATGCGGTCTATGGCATCAGGGCCCTTGTCCAGGCGGCGGGAAGCGCCCCGGTGATCGTGCCGCTCGAACGGATCGAAAAGAGGGAACCCGCATCATGA